The Treponema medium genome has a window encoding:
- a CDS encoding peptide ABC transporter substrate-binding protein codes for MKRKMVCLLTALVSVALILASCGGQSGEKTSAAGNANAEFIIGNGAEPQSLDPAKIQGVPEHRINMALFEGLVTYDPKTGNPIPGVAESWDISEDGMTYTFHLRNAEWSDGTPITAQTFVDSWLRTLAPETGSQYAFMISLIVKGAEDYNTGKADASAVAIKAVDDKTFEVQLTGPAPYAADVIAHYAFNAVPMHTIEKFGADWIKPGNFVGNGPFVLESWVPQEKVTVVPNEKYWNKENIHLSRITFLPIEDSNTSFEKYKAGEIDWDTGIPVPRIDEVKQLPDYQVAPQLSTYYYIFNVKRGPLQDVRVRKALTMALDREELVEKVTKAGQLATRSIVPPMAGYTPGEGAGYDPEQAKKLLAEAGYPDGKGFPVMTVIYNTLEGHKLIAEYVQASWKRNLGIDIKIQNYEWKTFLDMRNQHDFDISRAGWVGDYQDPNTFLELFITGSGNNDGEYSNPKFDELIRKAATMKGGAERFQVLHDAETVFLTEDQGILPMYSYVSQNLIDTTKWEGWYTNPQNINPYVGLKKVK; via the coding sequence ATGAAGCGTAAAATGGTATGCTTATTAACTGCTTTGGTAAGCGTCGCGCTGATTTTAGCAAGCTGCGGCGGGCAGAGCGGTGAAAAAACTTCAGCAGCCGGTAATGCCAATGCGGAATTTATTATCGGTAACGGCGCTGAACCGCAGAGCTTGGATCCTGCAAAAATTCAGGGTGTGCCCGAACACCGCATCAATATGGCGTTGTTTGAAGGCTTGGTAACGTATGATCCCAAAACCGGTAATCCGATACCGGGTGTTGCAGAATCGTGGGATATCAGTGAGGATGGCATGACCTATACCTTCCACCTACGTAATGCAGAATGGAGTGACGGTACGCCGATTACCGCACAGACCTTTGTCGATTCATGGTTGCGTACACTTGCGCCCGAAACGGGTTCGCAGTATGCCTTTATGATTAGTTTAATCGTAAAGGGAGCGGAAGATTACAACACCGGTAAGGCGGATGCTTCTGCTGTTGCAATTAAAGCTGTGGATGATAAGACCTTTGAAGTACAACTGACCGGTCCGGCGCCTTATGCGGCCGATGTTATTGCACACTATGCTTTCAATGCAGTGCCGATGCATACAATTGAAAAATTTGGCGCCGACTGGATTAAACCCGGCAACTTTGTTGGAAACGGTCCCTTTGTGCTTGAATCATGGGTACCTCAGGAAAAAGTTACCGTTGTGCCGAACGAGAAATATTGGAATAAGGAAAATATTCATCTTTCACGCATAACGTTCTTACCGATCGAAGACAGTAATACGTCTTTTGAAAAATATAAGGCCGGAGAGATAGATTGGGATACCGGTATTCCTGTTCCCCGTATCGATGAAGTTAAGCAGCTGCCCGACTATCAGGTAGCGCCCCAGCTTTCTACCTATTACTACATCTTTAACGTAAAACGCGGGCCGTTGCAGGATGTTCGTGTACGTAAGGCATTAACAATGGCTTTAGACCGTGAGGAATTGGTGGAAAAGGTAACAAAAGCAGGTCAGCTTGCAACTCGTTCTATCGTTCCTCCGATGGCAGGTTATACACCCGGTGAAGGCGCAGGCTACGACCCTGAGCAAGCGAAAAAGCTTCTTGCAGAGGCTGGATATCCCGACGGAAAAGGGTTCCCGGTAATGACGGTTATTTACAATACGCTGGAAGGTCATAAACTCATTGCTGAATATGTACAGGCTTCGTGGAAGCGTAACCTCGGTATCGATATTAAGATTCAGAATTATGAATGGAAAACATTCCTCGATATGCGTAATCAGCATGATTTTGATATTTCCCGTGCCGGATGGGTTGGCGACTATCAGGATCCCAACACCTTCTTGGAACTGTTTATAACCGGCAGCGGCAACAATGACGGTGAATACAGCAATCCTAAGTTCGATGAATTGATCCGTAAAGCTGCTACTATGAAAGGTGGGGCGGAACGCTTCCAAGTGTTGCACGATGCAGAAACTGTGTTCTTAACCGAAGATCAGGGAATATTGCCGATGTATTCGTATGTCAGCCAGAACCTTATCGACACGACCAAGTGGGAAGGCTGGTATACCAATCCGCAGAATATTAATCCGTATGTCGGTCTGAAGAAAGTAAAATAA
- a CDS encoding alpha/beta hydrolase, whose amino-acid sequence MDGTNSLRQIQKSFKKALYSPKIPLSTIREEYDSFFYAPYLPNNTDITRDTIGSVPLEILKPEVAAANRVILYAHGGSFVNGSCKASRNFCASFAHECACTLFLPEYRRAPEYPFPAGLEDIFITYRGILKKYDFPPESVVIAGNEAGANLAVALVHYLKQKKLPQPAALVLISPWLDVSCSNEEIHTLQKSDKFLLKESLQAVAGRYTAADNFQNPLVSPLYGSFAGFPPVFIQCGGKEILSADAKALAQKIEAAGGQVQLDIWPEMWHFFQAMDAQAKEAHLAVEKMGQWVQSLFIEEE is encoded by the coding sequence ATGGATGGGACAAATTCATTACGTCAGATTCAAAAGTCATTCAAAAAGGCTCTTTATTCTCCTAAAATACCATTGAGTACCATTCGAGAAGAATACGACTCCTTTTTTTATGCGCCGTATCTACCAAACAATACGGATATAACACGCGATACTATCGGTTCAGTACCGCTAGAGATATTAAAACCGGAAGTAGCGGCGGCAAACCGTGTTATCCTTTATGCCCACGGCGGGTCATTTGTAAATGGTTCCTGTAAGGCTTCGCGGAACTTTTGTGCTTCGTTTGCTCACGAATGCGCGTGTACATTGTTTTTGCCGGAGTACCGCCGTGCGCCGGAATATCCTTTTCCTGCCGGCTTGGAGGATATCTTTATTACCTATCGAGGAATACTAAAAAAATACGATTTTCCTCCGGAATCGGTCGTTATTGCAGGGAACGAGGCGGGAGCAAATTTAGCGGTTGCGCTTGTCCATTACTTAAAACAGAAAAAATTGCCGCAGCCGGCAGCACTCGTGCTTATTTCTCCATGGCTGGATGTTTCATGCTCAAACGAAGAAATACATACATTACAAAAATCCGATAAATTTTTGCTGAAAGAGTCGCTTCAGGCAGTTGCCGGACGCTATACAGCAGCTGACAATTTCCAGAACCCGCTGGTATCTCCGCTTTATGGCTCCTTTGCCGGTTTCCCTCCGGTCTTTATTCAATGCGGCGGCAAGGAAATCCTGTCGGCAGATGCAAAAGCGCTCGCACAAAAGATTGAGGCGGCCGGCGGACAGGTACAGTTAGATATATGGCCTGAGATGTGGCATTTCTTTCAGGCGATGGACGCACAGGCAAAAGAAGCTCACTTAGCGGTAGAAAAAATGGGGCAATGGGTGCAGTCTCTTTTTATTGAGGAAGAATAA
- a CDS encoding peptidase U32 family protein, with protein MELVAPAGNLEKLHYAWEYGADSAYIGLKNFSLRVKADNFFTDEYKVINALKEHYAKQGKPKKLLCALNISFHNEDIKAFLAETDYFKLYPIDAFIIQDIGMVSVLRKHFPNTPIHLSTQANCINYEAVRVYRDLGFKRVVLGREASLADIAEIKAHVPEMELECFVHGAMCIAYSGRCLISAYLTGRSANAGACTHSCRWDYSLAVEEKERPGEYFPVEEGGGYTALFSSKDLCMIDYLTDLKKAGADALKIEGRMKSLYYTALVTRAYRKRIDALCGKISPAEAEPFVKELYNTAHRAFGTGFYFSKNDANKTTRGESKSPYSMAGTIGKDLGNNRYEFISMNKITADMPLEYIGPDICAIEDRNYTLLDPETGAARDWVCHGHPCIIETTVPLSSGFIVRTKSRENSETTA; from the coding sequence ATGGAATTGGTAGCCCCTGCCGGAAATCTGGAAAAACTGCACTATGCATGGGAATATGGAGCGGATTCCGCCTATATCGGTCTCAAAAATTTTTCCTTGCGAGTAAAAGCAGACAATTTTTTTACCGACGAATACAAAGTCATCAACGCACTGAAAGAGCATTATGCAAAACAGGGAAAACCCAAGAAACTGCTCTGTGCACTGAATATTTCTTTTCATAATGAGGACATTAAGGCCTTTTTAGCGGAAACCGATTATTTTAAGCTTTACCCCATTGACGCCTTTATTATTCAGGATATCGGAATGGTTTCCGTACTGCGCAAGCATTTCCCCAATACTCCGATTCATCTCAGTACACAGGCAAACTGTATCAATTATGAAGCGGTACGGGTATACCGCGACTTGGGATTTAAGCGCGTGGTGCTCGGCAGAGAGGCTTCGCTTGCCGATATTGCCGAAATAAAAGCGCATGTGCCGGAGATGGAGCTTGAATGCTTTGTACACGGTGCGATGTGCATTGCATATTCGGGGCGATGCCTTATCAGCGCATACCTTACCGGTCGCAGCGCGAATGCGGGGGCTTGTACTCACTCCTGCCGGTGGGACTATTCGCTTGCCGTTGAAGAGAAAGAGCGTCCGGGAGAATACTTTCCCGTAGAAGAGGGCGGCGGCTATACGGCGCTTTTTTCGTCCAAAGACCTCTGCATGATCGACTACCTTACCGACCTGAAAAAGGCGGGAGCCGATGCGCTTAAAATAGAAGGAAGAATGAAAAGCCTCTATTATACTGCGCTCGTTACCCGCGCCTACCGGAAGCGGATCGATGCCTTATGTGGCAAAATCTCTCCTGCCGAAGCGGAACCATTTGTGAAAGAGCTGTACAATACGGCGCACCGTGCATTCGGTACCGGCTTTTATTTTTCAAAGAATGATGCAAATAAAACCACCCGCGGGGAATCAAAGTCGCCGTATAGTATGGCCGGTACTATCGGGAAAGACCTCGGCAATAACCGCTACGAATTTATATCTATGAATAAGATTACCGCAGATATGCCACTTGAATATATCGGCCCCGACATCTGCGCAATCGAAGACCGCAATTACACACTGCTCGATCCCGAAACCGGCGCCGCCCGCGACTGGGTATGCCATGGCCATCCCTGCATTATCGAGACGACCGTCCCGCTGAGCAGCGGCTTTATTGTGCGGACAAAGAGCCGTGAAAATTCGGAAACGACGGCATAG